The Blastopirellula marina genome contains the following window.
GACGAGACTCCATCGCGCGGCTTTGGGACTTGAACACGCAAGAGGAACTGATGCAACTGAAAGGACATACCAGCGACATCCGCACCGCCAGGTTCTCGCCTGATGGCAGTCAGGCCCTGACCACCAGTCTCGACCAAACACTACGTCTGTGGGACCTGAACGCTGCCAAGCCGATCCACGTGATGCGATCGAACAACAAAACGGTTACCGATGCCCAGTTCTCACCCGATGGAAGTCGTGCCGTCTCGCTGTGTGCTCCTTCCATTGATATTTGGGACTTAAAAACCGGCAAGCTGATTCGACAGTTCCGCGAACAAGGGCCGCCGCTGACCACGGTCGACTGGTCCCCGAACGGTCGTCTGCTGATCACCGCAGGCTACGGCGGCCAGGTTCGTCTGTGGGATCCCGATAACGGACAGCATGTCGAAACCATGCTCGGACATCGCAACTGGATCTGGCGCGTAAAGTTCACGCCCGATGGCAAACAAGTGGTTTCGGCGGGCGGCGGACGGCACGGTGCCGTTGGTGGAGTCCAAGTCGGCCCTGACTGTGCGATCCGCGTCTGGGATCTCCCCAAGCTGCCACCGCGTGTCACCACGCCGTAAATCAATGTCTTATATTCTGTCCAAGCCCTGAAAGGACGACCAAAGCGCAACCCGCTTTCAAGGTCTCTTTTCAGGGCCTTTTTCGTTTCCGATCCCTTCTTCATCAGCGAATTGTCGCGGCCAGAATTTTTCTTCTCTAGCCTGGGCAACACCTTGCGCTGGCAAGCGTGAAAAAATGAGTTGCTAAGTTGACACGATCTCTGGATAACCGAAGCCACAAGTCAACATTTCCTGCGGTGCCAGCACTCGTTCCGATCTCATGTCCGATACGTATCTCCAACTCGCTGCCGAACTCGACGCGTACACCGCAGGCGTTTTGCCACCGCTGCGTCGGTCGAAGCCTCCAACAGGAGACGAGATCAAGCATTCGGTGCGCGAGCTGATCTCGCATGTCGATCAAAAGTTGGTCGACGTGTCGGGACGTTTGCGAGCGTTGGACGCTTCGCTGAAAGAAAAGCAGCTTAAGCAAACGGGCAACGATCAACCCCTACCACCACAAACACCGAAAGAGATTCTCGACGACATCCAGCTGTGCGTTACCCGACCGGTTACGCGTAGCAAGTTCTCCTGGTCGAGAATCGGCAAGCGGCTGCGCCGGATGATCCGGCGTGTGAACGACGAACAAGAAGATGCCCGCCACGAGAAAGATCGCCGCCAACGTTATCAAGCACAACGCGAGCAGGAAGAGAAAGATCTCTGGTCGTGGCGACCGCCAGGGCCAACACCGCGGCCCAAACGACGTCGCTCGCACGCCCCTCCACAAGTGAACCTCGATACGCCCGATGATTTGGCCGAAGGAATCAACCCTTCAATCAACCTGGCCGAAGCAGAAAATCTGTGTGCCTCGGGCATCCTAACCGGGTCTTCGAAAAGTGCGGCCAACCAGTCCATCAATGCGATCGAACCCTACGATCACCAACGTCCCACGTCGGAAGACACGGGCCAGAGGCCCGGGGCACACCGAGACTTGGTTGATGAAGGCGGTGACTTGGGACCAGCGAAACCTTCCGTTGGCGTTCCCCAAGCCAGTGACCAATCTGGCTTACTTGATGCCCGATTGGTTCCGCTCCAGGGCTCCCTTCAAGCCGATCCGGCCTGGGTCGCGGGCGATCTTGTCGGCGAAGACGCGGGCATCTTCCACGATCGGTCGCAGACGCAAGGTCAGCTCACGCAAATTCAGCGCGGCATCGTTCAGGTTTTGATAGAGATGGGGATCGTTGATCAACTTCCCTACGGTCCCTTCCGACTCGTTCACGCGTCGGCTGAACTGAGCCAACTGCGAGACCAGCAAGTTCAAGTTCTCCGTCGCGTTCTCAAGGTTAGCAACCAACTGCTCGCCCCGTTCGCCGAGCGGCTGCGTGAAGCCTTCCAGATTTTCGAGATTCGTATCGGCCCGAGTCGCGACCGACTTCAACTGTTCGATCAACGCACGCGATTCCCTGATCGTATCCGGCAGCCCATTCAAAGCTTCCTTCAACTGTTGGTTCAACTGCTCGTCCCCGACCAGGTTTTGCACTGCGGCCAAGGTCATATCGAAGCGAGTGATCGCCCCATCGGTCTTCTGCAAGATGCTGCCGAAGTTCCCTTCATTGGCCAAGACGACTCGGTTGGCGTTCTCGCTCAGCACGCTGATATTCGTCCCTGCTTGCTCCAACGTATCAAGCGCGCGATTAATCTTCTCTTGCAAGTTCACCAGCACGGCCAGCGGATTTTCCGAGACCGAACCTTCGATCTGAGCAGCGTTGGGCAGCGGCTCGTTCGGCAAGCCGGGTCGATCAGTCGGAACGAACTCAAGGGCCGCGTCACCCAACAACGACTCCGAAACGATCCGGCATACTTCGTTGTAATGCGGCATGTATTCCTGATCGACTTTCAAGGTGACCAGCACTTTGCGATCGTCGCGCAGTTTCACATTGCTGACGCGGCCGATCAGAATGCCGCTGGTTCGCACGGGGGTATCGACCGTAACGCCAGGCGCCGTGTTGAAGACGACATACAAAGTCTCTTTTTCGGACAAGAACTGCGGCTGCTCTCCCAACAGAAAGAACAAGATCCCGGTCAGCAGCATTGCCACCAGCATCACAAAACCGACTCGAAATTGCAAAACGCGGTCGTCCATGGCCCGTGTTCCTTCCGGCTAGTCGCCGATGAAGGCTCCCAACTCCTCGATGCGTTGCCCTGCTTCCCCGTGGACGAACTGCGTCACGCGTTCGTCGCGGCATTCTTCGACCTCATCCGGTCGACCGTCGTACAGGATTTGCGGCTCGGCTTCCTTCAGCCGGGGTGCCGGGTACATCATGATCATCCGGTCGGCCACCTTTTGTGCCGTCCGCATGTCGTGCGTGACCACGATACTGGTCACGGGGTATTTACTGCGTGTCCGCAAAATAAGTTCATTGATCACATCGCTCATGATCGGATCGAGCCCAGTGGTTGGCTCGTCGTACAGAATGATGTCTGGTCGCAAGACCAACGCCCGCGCGAGCCCGACTCGTTTCCGCATTCCGCCCGAGAGTTCGGCCGGCTTCTTCCACACCACCGATTCCGGCAGGCCAACTTCCTTCAAATGCTGAAAGACGATATCGCGAATTTCGGAGAGCGGCTTGTTGGTATGCTGCTTCAGCGGAAAGGCGACGTTCTGCCCGATCGTCATACTGTCGAACAGGGCCGCATTCTGGAACACGAAGCCAAAGCGAATCCGCTGCGATGTCAGCTGCCGATCGTTCAGCTTGTTGATGTTTTGTCCATCGAAGATCACTTCGCCGTGGGTGGGACGAACCAGACCGATCAGCGACTTCAGCAGCACCGTCTTGCCGCAACCACTCTCGCCGATCAATGCCAGCGTCTGACCACGCGGAATGCTCAGGCCAATATCGCGCAGAATGGTTTGTCCCTCGAACTGCACGAGCAAGTCGTTCACTTCGACGATGGGTTGAGCGTCGTCAGCTTCCAGGCGGGCGTGCATCATTTACGCACCTCCACTGATCGAAACCATCGAATCAGGCCACATCGCCATGTAGACGCGTTCCAGACCGATGTTCAAAACCAAGTCGATCACCAGGATCATCACGAACGAGTAAACGAACGCCGCGGTCGCTGCCTTGCCGACCCCTTCGGCACCTGCGGTGCAATAAAACCCTTGATGACAACTGACCAGGGCAATCACCCCACCGAAGAAGACCGATTTGAACAGCCCGCAGAAGATATCCCACGAGCCGACAAAGATCTGGGAATTGTACAAGTAATAGTGCTTGTCGATACCAATGATGATCACGGAATAAAAATAACCACCGACGAAGCCCATGAAGTCGGCCATCACCGTCAGCGCGGGAATCAACAGCAGCATCGCCAACACGCGGGGGACGACCAAGTAGTGAATGGGATTGGCCCCCATCGAGGTGAGCGCATCGATCTGCTCGGTCACTCGCATGGTCCCGAGTTCAGCCGCCATGGCACTTCCGACTCGGCCGGCCAGCATGGTAGCAGCCAGCACCGGCCCCAGTTCGCGGACCAACGACATATTAATCACCGCGCCCAACCTGGTTTCCAAACCAAGTTCGCGGAATTGGTAGTAACTTTGCACGGCGAGCACCATGCCGATGAACGTTCCGGTCAGGGCCACCACCGGCAGGCTCATCACGCCCACTTGATAGAAGCTGGGGAGCAAGGTCTCGCGTCGGGGCCAACGGCCGACCGTCCAGGCCAGCGTTCGCCAGGCAAACAGCGTCAGCACACCGATCGACGTAACCGTGTCGATCGCGACTCCGCCCCAGTCGGCCAGCCAGTTGAACAAAGCCAACTGCACCGACGACAACATCGAAGGTTGCGCGTCTTCGGTGGGAGTTTGGGGCTGATCGTCCCCGTTCGAATTAGAAACCGTCCCTGTCGACAAAACCGTCTCGCTTTGGTGCTAGCACTTTTTCGCGGCTATCCTACGCCGCTTCGTCTCTTCTCTCATCGGCCGCGCGGACCGTAACGCTTCAGTAAGTTGTACCGATTAGAGAAACTATTCGCACACAAACCAGATGAATCAGCTAGCAATGACCTAGCTGATAGGTCGCAGAACACAGGGCGAATAAGTTACCGCAATCGGGACAAATGCCCTTATCGGCGCCCGTCAAACCGACGATAATATGCGGACATCTCTCGTGCTGTCTGTGCAGCCGAAGATGCCTTACCTCACGATCTCTCCCCCCTCTCAATTTGAGGCCACGTCCCGCAACCGGGGTGGCAACTAGAATGATGGCAACCATACGGGCCATTGCATCGATTCCACT
Protein-coding sequences here:
- a CDS encoding ABC transporter ATP-binding protein → MHARLEADDAQPIVEVNDLLVQFEGQTILRDIGLSIPRGQTLALIGESGCGKTVLLKSLIGLVRPTHGEVIFDGQNINKLNDRQLTSQRIRFGFVFQNAALFDSMTIGQNVAFPLKQHTNKPLSEIRDIVFQHLKEVGLPESVVWKKPAELSGGMRKRVGLARALVLRPDIILYDEPTTGLDPIMSDVINELILRTRSKYPVTSIVVTHDMRTAQKVADRMIMMYPAPRLKEAEPQILYDGRPDEVEECRDERVTQFVHGEAGQRIEELGAFIGD
- a CDS encoding MlaD family protein, which encodes MDDRVLQFRVGFVMLVAMLLTGILFFLLGEQPQFLSEKETLYVVFNTAPGVTVDTPVRTSGILIGRVSNVKLRDDRKVLVTLKVDQEYMPHYNEVCRIVSESLLGDAALEFVPTDRPGLPNEPLPNAAQIEGSVSENPLAVLVNLQEKINRALDTLEQAGTNISVLSENANRVVLANEGNFGSILQKTDGAITRFDMTLAAVQNLVGDEQLNQQLKEALNGLPDTIRESRALIEQLKSVATRADTNLENLEGFTQPLGERGEQLVANLENATENLNLLVSQLAQFSRRVNESEGTVGKLINDPHLYQNLNDAALNLRELTLRLRPIVEDARVFADKIARDPGRIGLKGALERNQSGIK
- a CDS encoding MlaE family ABC transporter permease, coding for MLSSVQLALFNWLADWGGVAIDTVTSIGVLTLFAWRTLAWTVGRWPRRETLLPSFYQVGVMSLPVVALTGTFIGMVLAVQSYYQFRELGLETRLGAVINMSLVRELGPVLAATMLAGRVGSAMAAELGTMRVTEQIDALTSMGANPIHYLVVPRVLAMLLLIPALTVMADFMGFVGGYFYSVIIIGIDKHYYLYNSQIFVGSWDIFCGLFKSVFFGGVIALVSCHQGFYCTAGAEGVGKAATAAFVYSFVMILVIDLVLNIGLERVYMAMWPDSMVSISGGA